A genomic window from Quercus lobata isolate SW786 chromosome 10, ValleyOak3.0 Primary Assembly, whole genome shotgun sequence includes:
- the LOC115964005 gene encoding probable magnesium transporter NIPA6, with protein sequence MYSSNWTGFILAMVSSAFIGSSFIIKKKGLRRASANGPRASVGGYGYLLEPLWWVGMITMIVGEIANFVAYIYAPAVLVTPLGALSIIVSAVLAHFLLKEKLQKMGILGCLLCIVGSTVIVLHAPEEQSLTSVEEIWELATQPAFLLYTASAVAVALVLILYFSPRYGQTNIMVYIGICSIIGSLTVMSVKAIGIAIKLTLEGTNQLKYLQTWIFGTVAITCIITQLNYLNMALDTFNTTVVSPIYYAMFTSFTILASAIMFKDYSGQSVSSIASELCGFITVLSGTAVLHSTREPDPPTASDLYAPISPKVSWFIQGNGELWKQKEEDGSPPSFITILRQDYFK encoded by the exons ATGTACTCCAGCAATTGGACAGGGTTCATTCTGGCTATGGTGTCAAGCGCCTTTATTGGATCCAGCTTCATCATCAAGAAAAAGGGTCTTCGTCGAGCCAGTGCCAATGGCCCTCGTGCTA GTGTTGGAGGATATGGGTATCTGTTAGAGCCTCTATGGTGGGTAGGAATGATTACAA TGATTGTTGGGGAGATAGCAAATTTTGTAGCGTACATATATGCTCCTGCTGTGCTGGTGACGCCACTTGGTGCACTGAGTATTATTGTTAG TGCTGTTTTAGCGCATTTCTTGTTGAAGGAGAAACTGCAGAAAATGGGGATCTTGGGGTGTCTTCTATGTATAGTAGGATCCACAGTGATTGTACTCCATGCACCTGAAGAGCAGTCTCTTACCTCTGTAGAAGAAATCTGGGAATTAGCAACCCAACCAG CATTTCTTTTGTATACAGCCTCCGCCGTAGCTGTAGCATTGGTACTGATCTTATATTTTTCCCCCCGCTATGGCCAAACCAACATAATGGTTTATATAGGAATATGCTCCATAATCGGATCGTTGACT GTCATGAGTGTAAAAGCCATTGGCATTGCAATTAAACTCACGTTAGAGGGCACGAACCAGCTCAAATACCTTCAGACATGGATTTTTGGAACGGTTGCAATCACCTGTATCATTACTCAATTAAATTATCTAAACATG GCATTGGATACTTTCAACACTACAGTTGTTTCTCCTATTTATTACGCCATGTTCACATCTTTTACAATACTTGCCAGTGCAATAATGTTTAAG GACTATTCTGGTCAAAGTGTAAGCAGCATAGCATCAGAGCTTTGTGGGTTCATAACTGTGTTATCTGGGACAGCTGTATTGCATAGTACAAGAGAGCCAGATCCTCCTACCGCTTCAG ATTTGTATGCACCAATATCTCCAAAAGTTTCATGGTTCATCCAAGGCAATGGAGAACTCTGGAAGCAGAAGGAAGAAGATGGATCACCCCCCAGTTTCATCACAATCTTGCGGCAAGACTATTTCAAGTAA